In one Brassica oleracea var. oleracea cultivar TO1000 chromosome C9, BOL, whole genome shotgun sequence genomic region, the following are encoded:
- the LOC106319068 gene encoding protein CHROMATIN REMODELING 19 yields the protein MKRDFDEISEEEWQQHSFNPSRVLKQPRAPKTTTTRTPPPRRQQPNPSPPIESFAYRRPSKAIESDDDCVVVEDSGSGESDSDVKIVNGGDDLLLDDEEEEEEEEEEAKVVVVRRARVGRRFVIEDEEGSEEDEVEVEEVSSSEGEDGGGGDGDEDVVGMALQKCAKISADLRKELYGSSSGVTTCDRYSEVESSTVRIVTQTDIDEACKAEDSDFQPILKPYQLVGVNFLLLLYKKGIEGAILADEMGLGKTIQAITYLTLLNHLNNDPGPHLVVCPASVLENWERELRKWCPSFNVLQYHGAARAAYSRELNSLSKAGKPPPFNVLLVCYSLFERHSEQQKDDRKVLKRWRWSCVLMDEAHALKDKNSYRWKNLMSVARNANQRLMLTGTPLQNDLHELWSLLEFMLPDIFTTENVDLKKLLNAEDTELITRMKSILGPFILRRLKSDVMQQLVPKIQRVEYVHMEKKQEDTYKEAIEDYRAASQARVLKLSSKSLAKALPKRQISNYFTQFRKIANHPLLIRRIYSDEDVIRIARKLHPIGAFGFECSLERVIEEVKSYNDFRIHQLLLQYGVNNTKGTLSDKHVMLSAKCRTLAELLPSMKKSGNRVLIFSQWTSMLDILEWTLDVIGVTYRRLDGSTQVTDRQTIVDTFNNDKSIFACLLSTRAGGQGLNLTGADTVIIHDMDFNPQIDRQAEDRCHRIGQTKPVTIFRLVTKSTVDENIYEIAKRKLVLDAAVLESGVHVDDDGDTPEKTMGEILASLLMA from the exons ATGAAACGCGATTTCGACGAAATCTCCGAGGAGGAGTGGCAGCAGCACTCGTTCAACCCTTCGCGAGTTCTCAAACAGCCACGTGCTCCCAAGACAACGACGACGAGGACTCCTCCTCCTCGTCGTCAGCAGCCGAATCCGTCGCCTCCGATTGAGTCTTTCGCCTACAGGAGGCCGTCGAAGGCGATTGAGAGCGATGACGACTGTGTCGTGGTGGAGGATTCAGGTTCAGGAGAATCGGATTCGGATGTGAAGATTGTAAACGGAGGAGATGATTTGTTGTTGGATGATGAGGAGGAAGAGGAAGAGGAAGAGGAAGAGGCCAAGGTTGTGGTGGTGCGACGTGCGCGAGTTGGTAGGAGGTTTGTGATTGAAGACGAGGAAGGGAGTGAGGAGGATGAGGTTGAGGTTGAGGAGGTTAGTTCTAGTGAAGGTGAAGATGGTGGTGGAGGAGACGGAGATGAGGATGTGGTTGGTATGGCGTTGCAGAAGTGTGCTAAGATCTCAGCGGATCTTAGGAAGGAGCTTTATGGTAGCTCTTCTGGGGTTACTACTTGTGATAGGTACTCTGAAGTGGAGTCTTCTACTGTGAGGATTGTCACTCAG ACTGATATTGATGAAGCTTGTAAAGCAGAGGATTCTGATTTTCAGCCTATACTCAAGCCCTACCAGTTAGTTGGTGTTAATTTCCTTCTTCTGTTGTATAAGAAGGGAATTGAAGGAG CCATTCTAGCCGATGAGATGGGTCTTGGAAAGACTATTCAG GCAATCACATATTTAACCCTCCTAAATCACTTGAACAATGATCCTGGTCCTCATTTGGTTGTATGCCCTGCCTCTGTCCTGGAAAACTGGGAGAGAGAGCTCAGAAAGTGGTGTCCATCATTTAATGTTCTTCAGTATCACGGGGCTGCGAGAGCCGCCTACTCTAGAGAATTGAATTCTCTGTCAAAAGCTGGGAAGCCGCCACCATTCAATGTACTTCTTGTGTGTTATTCTTTGTTTGAGCGGCATAG TGAACAACAGAAAGATGACCGGAAGGTATTGAAACGGTGGCGTTGGAGCTGTGTTTTGATGGATGAAGCCCATGCTTTAAAGGATAAGAACAGTTATAGGTGGAAAAACCTGATGTCTGTGGCCAGAAACGCTAACCAGCGTCTTATGCTTACAGGAACGCCTCTTCAAAATGATTTGCAT GAACTATGGTCGCTGCTGGAGTTCATGTTGCCTGATATATTTACTACAGAAAATGTTGACTTGAAGAAGCTGTTGAACGCAGAAGATACCGAGTTGATTACTCGAATGAAATCTATTCTTGGTCCTTTCATCTTGAGGCGTTTGAAATCTGATGTCATGCAGCAACTTGTTCCAAAGATACAGCGG GTTGAGTATGTCCACATGGAGAAAAAACAGGAAGATACATATAAAGAAGCCATAGAGGACTATCGTGCTGCTTCTCAAGCACGGGTTTTGAAGCTATCATCCAAATCCTTAGCCAAAGCACTTCCAAAGCGTCAGATTTCAAACTACTTTACTCAATTTCGGAAG ATTGCAAATCATCCATTGTTAATTAGGAGAATATACAGCGATGAAGATGTCATTCGCATCGCGAGGAAGTTACACCCAATTGGTGCATTTGGATTTGAGTGCTCCTTGGAAAGAGTCATCGAAGAAGTAAAGAGTTACAACGACTTCCGTATACACCAG CTACTGCTCCAATATGGAGTCAACAATACCAAAGGAACTCTCTCAGACAAACATGTTATGCTCTCAGCAAAATGTCGG ACATTAGCTGAGCTTCTTCCTTCAATGAAGAAATCCGGCAATCGTGTTCTAATATTCAGTCAATGGACATCGATGCTCGATATCTTGGAATGGACACTCGATGTTATAGGCGTTACATACCGAAGACTTGATGGCAG TACTCAAGTCACAGATAGACAAACTATAGTGGACACATTCAACAACGATAAGTCGATATTTGCTTGTTTGTTGTCAACTCGAGCAGGCGGACAAGGTCTGAATTTAACGGGAGCAGATACAGTGATTATTCACGATATGGATTTTAATCCACAGATTGATCGGCAAGCTGAAGATCGATGCCATCGTATCGGTCAAACCAAACCAGTCACTATCTTCAG ACTGGTGACGAAGTCAACGGTTGATGAGAACATCTACGAGATAGCAAAGCGGAAACTTGTACTTGATGCGGCTGTTCTAGAGTCGGGAGTTCATGTAGATGACGACGGAGACACGCCTGAGAAAACTATGGGAGAGATTCTCGCTTCTCTTCTCATGGCATAA
- the LOC106316032 gene encoding defensin-like protein 1 yields the protein MKLSLRLISAVLLMFMIFVASGMGPVTVEARTCESKSHKFRGLCVSRHNCANVCHNEGFHGGKCRGFRRRCYCTRHC from the exons ATGAAGCTTTCTTTGCGTTTGATCTCAGCTGTTCTCCTCATGTTCATGATATTCGTTGCTTCAG GGATGGGTCCAGTCACCGTGGAGGCACGCACGTGTGAGTCGAAGAGCCATAAGTTCAGGGGTCTTTGTGTGAGCAGACACAACTGCGCAAATGTGTGCCACAACGAAGGTTTTCATGGAGGCAAATGCCGTGGGTTCCGTCGTCGTTGCTACTGCACCAGACATTGCTGA